The following proteins are encoded in a genomic region of Roseinatronobacter sp. S2:
- a CDS encoding ABC transporter permease yields MSHESITQRSHSAVSPVLTRIIQSPLLLPLVGLIVVSIAMSFASDNFFTVNNIVNVLRQQSIIGILAIGMTFVILIGGIDLSVGAVMALCGTLGAGVMVHMGLPAGVGLAAMIAVGVLFGLFNGVLVAWGKMPAIIVTLATMLIARGLGLVYSGGHPVSGLPSWISWFGIGRIGGIPVPVIIMVILYALAWFLLQRTSFGRHVYAIGGNETAANLSGVNTKRIKLIVFMISGFTSGMAAIILTGRLMSGQPGAGVAFELDAIAMVVLGGTAIAGGRGLILGTLIGALLLGIINNGLNLIGINPYLQDVFKGFIILLAIYIGREWRR; encoded by the coding sequence ATGTCGCATGAATCCATCACCCAGCGATCACATTCAGCCGTTTCGCCGGTCCTGACGCGCATCATTCAGTCACCTTTGCTGCTGCCGCTTGTGGGCCTGATCGTCGTGTCGATTGCGATGAGTTTCGCCAGCGACAATTTCTTTACAGTGAACAACATTGTGAATGTTCTGCGGCAACAATCCATCATTGGCATTCTTGCAATCGGCATGACCTTTGTAATCCTGATCGGCGGGATCGATCTTTCCGTAGGGGCGGTCATGGCGCTGTGCGGAACGCTTGGCGCCGGTGTCATGGTGCATATGGGGCTACCGGCTGGCGTCGGTCTGGCGGCGATGATTGCTGTGGGTGTGCTGTTTGGGCTGTTTAACGGCGTGCTTGTCGCCTGGGGCAAAATGCCTGCGATAATCGTGACCCTTGCGACGATGTTGATCGCGCGCGGCCTTGGGCTTGTTTATTCTGGCGGTCATCCTGTCAGCGGTCTTCCCAGCTGGATTTCATGGTTTGGCATTGGCCGGATCGGGGGCATCCCTGTGCCGGTCATCATCATGGTAATCCTATACGCTCTGGCGTGGTTTTTGTTGCAACGCACATCGTTCGGCCGCCACGTCTACGCCATCGGTGGTAATGAGACTGCGGCCAATCTGTCGGGGGTGAATACCAAGCGGATCAAGCTGATCGTCTTCATGATCTCGGGGTTTACGTCGGGTATGGCGGCTATCATTCTGACCGGACGGCTGATGAGCGGGCAGCCCGGTGCCGGTGTCGCGTTCGAACTGGATGCGATTGCCATGGTTGTTCTTGGCGGAACCGCGATTGCGGGCGGGCGCGGGCTGATCCTTGGGACGCTGATCGGTGCTTTGCTTTTGGGTATTATCAATAACGGTCTGAACCTGATCGGGATCAACCCGTATCTACAGGACGTATTCAAAGGCTTTATCATCCTTCTGGCTATCTACATCGGTCGCGAATGGCGTCGGTAA
- a CDS encoding SDR family oxidoreductase has protein sequence MNFSGKSVIITGAGKGIGRATAQLLAHRGAGVVAISRTRSDLDSLNAEIGGRSIVADLSVPSEARAAMAEAAGCDFLINCAGTNVLESVLEMTDEGYDRVLGINLRSALICAQEFARARIAAGGGGAIINVTSIAGHRGFQYHVCYAASKSGLEGATRVMARELGPYGIRVMAVAPTVTMTELAAQAWSDPVKSQPMLARHPAGRFADAADVASAIALLLSDDARMLTGSMLAVDGGFLAV, from the coding sequence ATGAACTTTTCTGGAAAATCCGTCATTATCACCGGTGCTGGCAAAGGAATAGGTCGGGCGACTGCCCAACTTTTGGCACATCGCGGTGCCGGCGTCGTGGCCATCAGCAGAACCCGGAGCGATCTGGACAGCCTGAATGCAGAGATTGGCGGGCGTAGCATTGTCGCCGATCTTTCAGTGCCTTCTGAAGCGCGGGCTGCGATGGCCGAAGCTGCGGGCTGTGACTTCCTGATCAATTGTGCGGGAACGAACGTGCTCGAAAGTGTCCTTGAAATGACGGATGAGGGCTACGACAGGGTTCTGGGCATCAATCTGCGAAGTGCGCTGATTTGCGCTCAGGAATTCGCACGCGCCCGCATCGCTGCGGGCGGTGGTGGTGCGATCATCAATGTGACGTCTATCGCCGGACATCGCGGGTTTCAGTACCATGTGTGCTACGCCGCATCCAAGTCAGGTCTGGAAGGTGCAACGCGCGTCATGGCCCGCGAACTTGGGCCATACGGCATTCGTGTCATGGCAGTCGCACCGACCGTCACAATGACTGAATTGGCAGCGCAAGCATGGAGCGACCCTGTCAAAAGCCAACCCATGCTGGCACGTCACCCCGCAGGACGCTTTGCCGATGCTGCGGATGTCGCGAGTGCGATAGCGCTTCTGTTGTCCGACGACGCGCGCATGCTCACCGGGTCCATGCTGGCGGTGGATGGTGGGTTTCTTGCAGTCTGA
- a CDS encoding GNAT family N-acetyltransferase — translation MCHLSQRHRSAFARMHADKEVMADLGGPIDRPESDAKFDRYVVAQTQHGIARFALEDASGRFLGYCGIMPRLDQHHPLGPHHEIGWRLVRHVWGQGYATESAAVALRLASGVLGQEQVFSYTTADNKRSQRVMEKLGLIRAPEFDFTIPRDDMRAWQCLVWKTRLA, via the coding sequence ATGTGCCATTTGTCCCAGCGGCACAGAAGCGCCTTTGCCAGAATGCATGCCGATAAAGAGGTGATGGCAGACCTTGGCGGGCCGATTGATCGTCCTGAAAGCGACGCAAAATTTGATCGCTATGTGGTGGCCCAAACGCAGCATGGCATAGCGCGTTTTGCGCTGGAGGATGCATCAGGCCGGTTCCTTGGCTATTGCGGGATAATGCCGCGACTGGATCAGCATCATCCCCTTGGCCCACATCATGAAATCGGCTGGCGGCTGGTCAGACATGTCTGGGGGCAAGGCTATGCAACCGAAAGCGCGGCTGTGGCCTTGCGGCTTGCGTCAGGGGTTTTGGGACAAGAGCAGGTGTTTTCCTACACCACCGCTGATAACAAACGTTCGCAGCGGGTTATGGAAAAACTTGGCCTTATCCGCGCACCGGAATTCGATTTTACGATCCCGCGCGATGATATGCGCGCATGGCAATGTCTGGTTTGGAAAACCCGCCTTGCATAG
- a CDS encoding ABC transporter substrate-binding protein has protein sequence MSKILKTVSVVALGMTMTAGSAGAQDRQLKIGMTFQEMNNPYFVSMQEALMEAAAGLGAEVVVTNAGHDVAKQISDVEDMLQQNIDILLLNPTDSAGIEAAVHMAKEAGVIVVAVDANANGPVDTFVGSKNRDAGYMSCAYMAEAMGGEGEVAILDGIPVVPILERVEGCKAALEESPGITLVTTQNGRQDRSVALGVVENMIQAHPNLGGIFSVNDGGAMGALAAIQGSGRDILLTSVDGAPEAVEAIARGTPFIQTTAQFPRDQVRIALGMALAHYWGAQVVPAEVPIDVRVVDAENAEGFAW, from the coding sequence ATGAGTAAAATTCTGAAAACTGTTTCCGTTGTCGCACTTGGCATGACTATGACTGCCGGCAGCGCGGGCGCTCAGGACCGTCAACTGAAAATTGGCATGACGTTTCAGGAAATGAACAACCCGTATTTTGTCAGCATGCAAGAAGCGCTGATGGAGGCCGCGGCAGGCCTTGGGGCAGAGGTTGTGGTGACCAACGCGGGGCATGATGTCGCCAAGCAGATATCTGATGTTGAAGACATGCTACAGCAGAACATCGACATTTTGTTGCTGAACCCGACTGACAGCGCGGGCATCGAAGCGGCTGTCCACATGGCCAAGGAAGCGGGCGTGATCGTTGTGGCCGTCGACGCCAATGCGAACGGCCCCGTGGACACCTTTGTCGGGTCAAAGAACCGGGATGCCGGTTATATGTCCTGCGCGTATATGGCTGAAGCTATGGGTGGCGAAGGCGAAGTCGCCATCCTTGACGGCATCCCGGTAGTGCCAATCCTTGAGCGGGTTGAAGGCTGCAAGGCCGCACTGGAAGAGTCGCCCGGAATTACGTTGGTGACCACCCAGAACGGGCGTCAGGACCGGTCTGTTGCGCTTGGTGTGGTTGAGAACATGATTCAGGCACATCCCAATCTGGGCGGCATCTTCTCGGTCAATGACGGTGGTGCCATGGGGGCCTTGGCCGCAATTCAGGGGTCTGGCAGGGACATCCTTCTGACCTCGGTTGATGGCGCGCCAGAGGCCGTCGAGGCAATCGCGCGGGGCACGCCGTTCATCCAGACGACCGCTCAGTTCCCTCGGGATCAGGTGCGGATCGCGCTTGGGATGGCATTGGCGCATTACTGGGGTGCACAAGTTGTCCCGGCTGAAGTTCCGATCGACGTAAGGGTTGTCGACGCCGAAAATGCAGAAGGCTTCGCATGGTAA
- a CDS encoding FGGY-family carbohydrate kinase produces the protein MTDHFIGVDVGTGSVRVGVFGQFGQPLATSKHDIAMHTEPGGIAEQSSTQVWNAVCAATRSAVANAAIDPGTVRGIGFDATCSMVVLCANGKSLPVGDLAHPKRDIIVWMDHRAVEQAARINAGEHHVLMYVGGRISPEMQTPKLLWLKENRPETYAAAGSFFDLTDFLGWKATGSLSRSSCTVTCKWTYLAHERRWDPDYFHAIGLGDLVEDNFARIGQEIVRPGTKLGQGLTKAAASELGLSPGTAVAAGLIDAHAGGIATVGARGGAEDPTSCLGYVFGTSSCTMTTTAEPTFVPGVWGPYYSAMIPGAWLCEGGQSAAGAAIDQLVSLHPACSEAAAFAKAEGKPLPVWLADTALAHAATASDVVALATGLHVVPEFLGNRAPFSDPMARAVIAGLGMENDIRSLQALYVAGICSLGYGLRQIVEIKNRNGAPVSSIAVSGGAGQHPLVRQLLADATGLRVEATRCDEPVLLGSAILGAVAAGSFADINAAMPMMSEIGQSYTPAAGTLRQVHDDRFDAFLKLQTVARDIRNTGDHQPQSRV, from the coding sequence ATGACAGATCACTTTATTGGTGTGGACGTCGGCACAGGGTCGGTGAGAGTCGGCGTATTCGGACAGTTCGGGCAGCCACTTGCAACGTCAAAGCACGATATCGCCATGCACACCGAACCGGGGGGCATAGCCGAGCAGTCGAGCACGCAAGTCTGGAACGCGGTATGTGCCGCGACCCGATCCGCTGTGGCTAACGCGGCCATTGACCCCGGAACTGTGCGTGGGATTGGCTTTGATGCAACCTGCTCGATGGTGGTGCTTTGCGCCAATGGCAAATCGCTTCCGGTTGGCGATCTTGCCCATCCCAAACGCGACATAATCGTCTGGATGGATCATCGCGCGGTTGAACAGGCCGCCCGCATTAACGCGGGTGAGCATCATGTGCTGATGTATGTCGGTGGCCGGATCTCGCCAGAGATGCAGACACCAAAGCTGCTGTGGCTGAAGGAAAACCGACCAGAAACCTATGCAGCCGCTGGCAGTTTCTTTGACCTGACTGATTTTCTGGGTTGGAAAGCGACTGGTAGCCTTTCAAGATCTTCTTGCACTGTAACGTGCAAATGGACCTATCTGGCGCATGAGCGCCGCTGGGACCCGGATTATTTTCATGCCATTGGCCTTGGTGATCTGGTTGAAGATAACTTTGCCCGCATTGGTCAGGAGATCGTGCGTCCCGGAACTAAATTGGGACAGGGGCTGACAAAGGCCGCCGCGTCGGAACTTGGGCTTTCACCCGGAACTGCTGTTGCTGCGGGGCTGATTGATGCCCATGCCGGGGGCATAGCAACAGTTGGTGCGCGGGGCGGGGCGGAAGACCCGACCTCCTGTCTTGGTTATGTCTTCGGGACATCATCATGCACCATGACGACAACCGCAGAACCGACTTTTGTTCCGGGTGTCTGGGGGCCGTATTATTCTGCCATGATACCCGGCGCATGGCTGTGCGAAGGCGGCCAATCGGCGGCCGGTGCCGCCATCGACCAGCTGGTGTCGCTGCACCCCGCATGTTCCGAGGCCGCGGCATTTGCGAAGGCTGAGGGCAAGCCGCTGCCTGTATGGCTGGCGGATACTGCTTTGGCGCATGCCGCGACTGCTTCTGACGTGGTCGCCTTGGCAACAGGACTGCACGTCGTGCCCGAATTCCTTGGAAACCGCGCCCCCTTTTCCGACCCGATGGCGCGCGCCGTTATCGCTGGGCTGGGGATGGAAAATGATATCCGTTCGCTACAGGCGCTCTATGTGGCTGGCATTTGCAGTCTGGGCTACGGCTTGCGGCAGATTGTCGAAATAAAGAACAGGAATGGCGCGCCCGTTTCATCAATCGCCGTAAGCGGTGGGGCTGGCCAGCACCCACTTGTCCGGCAGTTGCTGGCCGACGCAACAGGTCTTCGGGTTGAGGCAACACGTTGTGACGAGCCTGTATTATTGGGTTCGGCCATCTTGGGTGCGGTTGCTGCCGGTTCTTTCGCGGACATCAATGCTGCCATGCCGATGATGTCTGAAATCGGCCAATCATACACTCCGGCTGCGGGAACACTTCGGCAGGTTCATGATGACCGCTTTGACGCTTTTCTGAAGCTTCAGACTGTCGCGCGCGACATTCGCAACACTGGGGACCATCAGCCGCAATCCAGGGTTTGA
- a CDS encoding NAD(P)-dependent alcohol dehydrogenase, with protein MAEALVLEGKGKLSLRDVSLQQSVGPYDVRVAIRTVGICGSDVHYYTHGKIGPFVVQEPMVLGHEAAGVVLETGSEVRNLTVGDRVCMEPGIPDATSRASKLGIYNVDPSVKFWATPPVHGCLTPEVIHPAAFTYRIPDNMSFAEGAMVEPFAIGIQSALRARIQPGDVGLVIGAGPIGMMTALAALAGGCAKVFIADLAQPKLDIIGAYDGVGTINIRQSSAAQAIAAATGGWGADVVFECSGAAAAVLGLPALARPGGTVVLVGMPVEPVPMDIVGLQAKELRIETVFRYANVYDRAIELIASGKVDLKPLISETFAFKDSVAAFERAAEARDTDVKIQIEMPAD; from the coding sequence ATGGCTGAAGCTTTGGTGCTTGAAGGAAAAGGAAAGCTGTCCCTTCGGGATGTTTCGCTTCAGCAAAGCGTTGGTCCGTACGATGTCAGGGTTGCAATCCGGACCGTGGGTATTTGCGGCTCTGACGTTCACTATTATACGCATGGAAAGATCGGGCCGTTTGTCGTGCAAGAGCCAATGGTGCTTGGGCATGAAGCGGCGGGAGTCGTGCTGGAAACAGGTTCCGAGGTCCGGAATCTGACTGTTGGCGACCGCGTTTGCATGGAGCCGGGCATTCCGGATGCGACATCAAGAGCCTCCAAGCTCGGGATTTACAATGTTGACCCGTCCGTAAAATTCTGGGCCACTCCGCCAGTGCATGGCTGTTTAACGCCTGAGGTTATTCACCCTGCCGCGTTCACATATCGCATTCCGGATAATATGAGCTTTGCCGAGGGTGCAATGGTTGAACCCTTCGCAATAGGTATTCAAAGCGCGTTGCGCGCGCGGATTCAACCCGGCGACGTTGGCCTTGTCATAGGGGCAGGGCCGATCGGGATGATGACAGCACTTGCTGCGTTGGCCGGGGGATGCGCGAAGGTATTTATTGCCGACCTCGCACAGCCCAAACTGGACATCATAGGTGCCTATGACGGGGTCGGTACGATTAACATCCGGCAGAGTTCCGCCGCACAGGCGATCGCCGCGGCGACCGGTGGCTGGGGCGCTGACGTTGTGTTCGAATGCAGTGGCGCTGCCGCGGCAGTTCTTGGCTTGCCAGCACTTGCACGGCCCGGGGGCACTGTCGTGCTGGTGGGAATGCCGGTGGAGCCGGTTCCAATGGACATCGTTGGCTTACAAGCAAAGGAGCTTCGGATTGAAACGGTGTTTCGCTACGCCAATGTCTATGACCGCGCGATTGAATTGATCGCGAGCGGCAAGGTTGATCTTAAGCCGCTGATATCGGAAACTTTCGCATTCAAAGACAGCGTTGCTGCGTTCGAACGTGCTGCCGAGGCACGGGACACAGATGTCAAGATCCAGATCGAGATGCCTGCCGACTGA
- a CDS encoding FadR/GntR family transcriptional regulator, translating to MRPIIERPSRRHLGLKIPTEFISSLPTGVAKQSVEILGQRITNDVYSPDDVMPNEDELATSLGVSRATVRDAVKVLSGKGLVRTARRYGTRVRPVEEWNFLDGDVVSWHDPSHPRIKQIFAETTELRSVIEPAAAALAAKRGTEEQVQTLLTAAHAIHPAHVDVETLFAADCQFHVTLLDMTRNNVMRQLRQIILTMLRVSYEFGVVNPDNEKVSREGHIAVADAIAARDHHAARKAMSEMLELNRAIAEDYWLHT from the coding sequence ATGCGCCCGATCATCGAACGCCCCTCGCGACGACATCTCGGCCTGAAGATACCAACAGAATTCATCTCGTCATTGCCCACTGGTGTGGCCAAGCAATCTGTTGAAATTCTGGGGCAGCGGATCACCAATGACGTGTATTCCCCCGATGACGTGATGCCCAACGAAGACGAACTGGCAACTTCCCTTGGGGTCAGCCGTGCCACAGTGCGCGACGCGGTAAAGGTGCTGTCCGGCAAGGGGTTGGTGCGCACGGCGCGGCGCTATGGGACAAGGGTTCGTCCGGTCGAGGAATGGAACTTTCTGGATGGTGATGTCGTCTCCTGGCATGATCCATCGCACCCCCGGATCAAACAGATATTCGCGGAAACAACCGAATTGCGCAGTGTCATCGAACCCGCCGCCGCTGCGCTTGCTGCCAAACGGGGAACCGAAGAACAGGTGCAGACGCTGTTGACCGCAGCGCATGCCATTCATCCCGCGCATGTGGATGTGGAAACCCTGTTCGCGGCCGATTGTCAGTTTCACGTCACCCTTCTTGATATGACCAGAAACAACGTCATGCGCCAGTTGCGCCAGATCATCCTGACCATGCTGCGGGTGTCATATGAATTCGGGGTCGTAAACCCTGACAACGAAAAAGTCAGTCGTGAAGGTCACATTGCCGTCGCAGATGCCATCGCAGCCCGTGATCATCACGCCGCCCGAAAGGCGATGTCCGAAATGCTGGAACTGAACCGCGCGATTGCAGAAGATTACTGGCTTCACACATAA
- a CDS encoding AraC family transcriptional regulator codes for MQLDLELVHIRTGESFAAWRHGYPFRTVRWHYHPEYEIHLVVATSGRFYVGDHVGNFEPGQLIMTGPNLPQNWISDIGAGEALPQRTEVIQFPQSFVDHILTAFPEMEAAGTLFERSRRGILFDYGTGEVVRPLMARLIDARGVLRLALFFEILDALLHASQTQTLASLNFMLDMEKAEESEMNRVIAYLRENLTEPISELELAKMTGQGQSAFSRSFKRHTGVTLVRFRNQLRIDLACQMLLSDIDAKIADICFDVGFSNLSNFNRHFLRLKGMSPSEFRTAFAENKTVCMSV; via the coding sequence ATGCAGCTCGACCTTGAGTTGGTTCATATACGCACCGGGGAATCCTTCGCTGCCTGGCGCCATGGATATCCGTTTCGGACCGTGCGCTGGCACTATCATCCAGAGTATGAAATTCACCTCGTGGTCGCTACGAGTGGCAGGTTTTATGTCGGCGACCATGTCGGCAATTTCGAACCGGGCCAGTTGATCATGACAGGACCGAACCTGCCGCAAAACTGGATCAGTGATATCGGTGCAGGTGAAGCGTTGCCGCAGCGGACTGAGGTGATTCAGTTCCCGCAAAGTTTTGTAGACCATATTCTGACAGCATTCCCGGAAATGGAGGCGGCAGGCACGTTGTTCGAACGCAGTCGTCGCGGCATCTTGTTTGATTATGGAACCGGCGAGGTCGTGAGGCCGTTGATGGCGCGCTTGATCGACGCCAGAGGTGTCCTGCGGCTGGCGTTATTCTTCGAGATTCTGGACGCGTTGTTACATGCGTCGCAGACACAGACACTGGCAAGCCTGAATTTCATGCTTGATATGGAGAAGGCCGAGGAATCCGAGATGAATCGGGTGATCGCATATCTTCGCGAGAACCTGACAGAACCGATTAGTGAACTGGAACTCGCAAAGATGACGGGTCAGGGCCAGAGTGCGTTCTCGCGTTCGTTCAAGCGGCATACCGGTGTAACGCTCGTAAGGTTCCGCAATCAGCTTCGGATTGATCTGGCTTGCCAAATGCTTCTGTCAGACATTGATGCGAAGATCGCCGACATATGTTTCGATGTCGGGTTTTCTAACCTGTCAAACTTTAATCGACATTTTCTGCGGCTGAAAGGGATGTCCCCGTCGGAATTCCGAACAGCTTTTGCAGAGAATAAGACGGTGTGTATGTCCGTCTGA
- a CDS encoding sugar ABC transporter ATP-binding protein, whose translation MLEMKGITKAFGPVNVLRDVDFNVRAGEVHALLGENGAGKSTMMKILCGNLQADKGTTSIDGTQRTFTHYNDAIEAGIGIVFQEFSLIPYLTAVENIFLGRELTNRFHVLNRKAMRDRAKEVLDKLGVDVPLNVAVAKLSVAEQQFVEIAKALALNARILALDEPTATLTPSECKYLFKVINDLKRQGVAIIFISHHLEEIFEICDRITVLRDGEYVGTHDVNSIDTDTLVEMMVGRRIENNFPPKPDSSPHARVVIDAKEIQLRKNGPVSVFQLRQGEILGFSGLVGSGRTETALSIMGAYPAASVNVEINGDPIAPKNPSEALARGIGLLPESRKEQGLITAFSIMQNISINNYGKYRFLGCFLDLASEREHTEKVMRDVQMKAPGPYVACDTLSGGNQQKVVIARWLNHHTPILIFDEPTRGIDVGAKAEIYQLMRQLTEDGYSIIMISSELPEVTGLSDRVCVFRNGGIVATLEGDAINSEQIMKYATTGQLRYVA comes from the coding sequence ATGCTTGAAATGAAGGGTATTACGAAGGCTTTTGGTCCCGTCAACGTCCTTCGCGATGTGGATTTCAATGTCCGGGCAGGGGAGGTGCATGCACTTTTGGGAGAAAACGGTGCGGGCAAATCCACGATGATGAAAATCCTGTGCGGCAACCTTCAGGCAGACAAGGGCACCACAAGCATTGATGGCACGCAGCGGACCTTCACCCATTATAATGACGCCATCGAAGCAGGCATTGGAATCGTGTTTCAGGAATTCAGTCTGATCCCCTATCTGACTGCGGTTGAAAACATTTTTTTGGGCCGCGAGCTTACGAACAGGTTCCATGTGTTGAATCGCAAGGCCATGCGCGATCGCGCAAAAGAGGTGTTGGACAAGCTGGGCGTTGATGTGCCGCTGAATGTTGCGGTTGCGAAACTGAGTGTTGCGGAACAGCAGTTTGTGGAGATTGCCAAGGCGCTGGCGCTGAATGCAAGAATTCTGGCGCTGGATGAACCCACCGCCACACTGACCCCGAGTGAGTGCAAATATCTGTTCAAGGTCATAAATGATCTAAAGCGCCAAGGGGTGGCAATTATCTTTATTTCCCATCACCTGGAGGAGATATTTGAGATCTGCGACCGGATCACGGTGCTGCGCGATGGCGAATATGTGGGCACGCATGATGTCAACTCTATCGACACCGACACACTTGTCGAAATGATGGTTGGCCGCCGCATCGAGAATAATTTTCCACCCAAGCCAGATTCATCGCCACATGCAAGGGTCGTGATCGACGCAAAAGAAATTCAGTTGCGCAAGAACGGGCCTGTCAGTGTCTTTCAACTGCGCCAAGGCGAAATTCTGGGATTTTCGGGGCTGGTCGGATCCGGACGCACAGAAACGGCCCTTTCCATCATGGGCGCATATCCGGCCGCGAGTGTGAATGTCGAGATTAACGGCGACCCGATTGCGCCTAAAAACCCCAGCGAGGCACTTGCGAGGGGGATCGGCCTGTTGCCTGAAAGCCGGAAAGAACAGGGCCTGATTACGGCATTTTCGATCATGCAGAATATCTCGATCAACAATTACGGAAAATACAGGTTCTTGGGGTGCTTCCTCGATCTTGCATCCGAGCGTGAGCATACTGAAAAAGTGATGCGCGATGTTCAGATGAAGGCCCCGGGGCCGTATGTTGCCTGCGATACCTTGTCGGGGGGAAACCAGCAAAAGGTCGTGATTGCCCGCTGGCTGAATCATCATACCCCAATTCTGATTTTCGATGAGCCGACGCGCGGCATTGACGTAGGCGCCAAAGCGGAAATCTATCAGCTCATGCGCCAGCTTACCGAGGATGGCTATTCGATCATCATGATCTCGTCGGAGCTGCCGGAAGTTACCGGGCTTTCAGATCGCGTCTGTGTGTTTCGAAACGGGGGCATCGTTGCAACGCTTGAAGGCGATGCAATTAATTCTGAACAAATCATGAAATACGCTACAACGGGGCAACTTAGATATGTCGCATGA
- a CDS encoding ABC transporter permease yields the protein MTETAKAAPFSPDEAFRPPRNQWWDVWDQFKYHRGALAGLAVFVAIILFVTIGPWIWQVDPGAINIRSRNQGMSMTYPLGTDQLGRDMLARLMYGGRISVAVGLVAMLLGLVIGTLIGVVAGYFKIFDSPLMRLTDLFLALPLLPLLLILVSLFRDPLETMFGQAMGVFSLIVFAIAITSWMQTARIVRGDVLALKEREFVLAARSIGTPSLRINTRHVLPNVLSPIMVSATLGIATAIITESALSFLGLGFPPDFPTWGRILYDGRDWIEQYPSRVVWPGVFISLTVLSVNYIGDGLRDALDPRIRGR from the coding sequence ATGACTGAAACCGCCAAGGCTGCACCCTTTTCCCCTGACGAGGCCTTTCGTCCCCCACGCAACCAATGGTGGGATGTCTGGGACCAGTTCAAATACCATCGCGGTGCATTGGCTGGTCTGGCCGTGTTTGTGGCAATTATCCTGTTCGTCACAATCGGGCCTTGGATTTGGCAGGTTGACCCCGGCGCAATCAACATCCGGTCCCGCAATCAGGGTATGAGCATGACCTATCCGCTGGGCACCGACCAGCTGGGCCGCGACATGCTGGCGCGCCTGATGTATGGGGGCCGCATTTCCGTTGCGGTCGGGCTGGTGGCTATGTTGCTGGGGCTGGTGATCGGCACGCTGATCGGGGTGGTGGCAGGCTATTTCAAAATATTCGACAGCCCGCTGATGCGGCTGACCGATCTGTTTCTGGCGCTGCCGTTGTTGCCGCTGCTGCTGATACTTGTGTCCCTGTTCCGCGACCCGCTGGAAACGATGTTCGGGCAGGCGATGGGGGTCTTTTCCCTGATTGTCTTTGCCATTGCGATTACCAGCTGGATGCAGACCGCGCGCATTGTGCGTGGCGATGTTCTGGCGCTGAAGGAACGCGAATTCGTGCTGGCGGCGCGTTCGATCGGGACACCGTCCTTGCGGATAAATACCCGCCATGTGCTGCCTAATGTGCTGTCCCCGATCATGGTTTCGGCGACACTGGGAATTGCGACCGCAATCATCACCGAATCCGCGCTGTCCTTTCTTGGGCTGGGTTTCCCGCCGGATTTCCCCACATGGGGGCGTATTTTGTATGACGGGCGCGACTGGATCGAGCAATACCCGTCGCGTGTCGTCTGGCCGGGGGTGTTCATCTCGTTGACGGTGCTGAGTGTGAACTACATTGGTGACGGGCTGCGTGACGCGCTTGATCCGCGCATCCGCGGACGCTGA
- a CDS encoding SDR family oxidoreductase, with protein sequence MEGKIAAVTGAASGIGLSVAKALLAEGATVVMVDRNEAVLLELVAELGDGAIPQVTDLLHNESCDSMVPEILEKVGRIDILICNAGSYIGGDLVDTDPAAIDRMVNLNVNAVIKNVAAVAPHMIDRGVGDIIVTCSIAGHTAIHVEPVYSASKWAITSFVQTMRRQLMGHGIRVGQVSPGPVISALLSDWEPERLQKMKDMGALMETREVSDAMMFMLTRPRNVTIRDMIVLPSNFDI encoded by the coding sequence ATGGAAGGAAAAATCGCAGCAGTGACCGGCGCTGCATCAGGGATAGGCTTGTCTGTAGCGAAAGCGCTGCTTGCCGAAGGTGCGACCGTCGTGATGGTGGACCGGAATGAAGCGGTGCTTCTGGAACTTGTGGCGGAACTCGGTGACGGCGCAATCCCTCAGGTGACTGACCTGCTACACAATGAAAGTTGTGATTCCATGGTTCCCGAAATTCTTGAGAAGGTTGGTCGTATCGATATTCTGATCTGCAATGCAGGCAGCTATATCGGGGGCGATCTTGTCGATACCGACCCGGCTGCAATTGATCGCATGGTGAACCTAAATGTCAACGCTGTGATCAAAAACGTTGCTGCGGTTGCGCCGCACATGATTGATCGCGGTGTGGGCGATATTATTGTTACATGCTCCATCGCCGGACATACGGCAATCCATGTCGAGCCGGTGTATTCCGCATCAAAATGGGCAATTACAAGCTTTGTTCAAACCATGCGGCGTCAGTTGATGGGCCACGGTATCCGCGTCGGTCAAGTTTCGCCGGGGCCTGTCATCTCTGCTTTGCTGTCTGACTGGGAACCAGAGCGCCTTCAGAAAATGAAGGACATGGGTGCACTGATGGAAACCCGGGAAGTATCTGACGCAATGATGTTTATGCTGACCCGACCGCGAAACGTTACTATTCGCGATATGATCGTTTTGCCATCGAATTTTGATATTTAG